The Microbacterium horticulturae region GCGCACGACGAAGGAGCAGGCCAGCGAGGAGCAGGACTTCGAGAAGGCCGCGTCGTTGCGCGACGAGGAGAAGTCGCTGCTCGCCGAGCGTCTGCGCCTGGAGAAGCAGTGGCGCTCGGGTGATGTCGCGACCACCGCTGTGGTGGATGAGGGGCTCATCGCCGAGGTTCTGGCACAGGCCACCGGCATCCCCGTCTTCAAACTCACCGAGGAGGAGTCGAGCCGGCTCGTCTTCATGGAGAAGGCCCTGCACGAGCGCGTCATCGGTCAGGAAGAGGCCATCTCGGCCCTCGCCCGCACCATTCGCCGCCAGCGCGCGGGGCTGAAGGACCCGAAGCGTCCGTCGGGCTCGTTCATCTTCGCCGGCCCCACCGGCGTCGGCAAGACCGAGCTGGCCAAGGCGCTCGCCGAGTTCCTGTTCGACGACGAGGGCGCGCTGATCTCGCTCGACATGAGCGAGTTCGGTGAGAAGCACACGGTGTCGCGGCTGTTCGGTGCCCCTCCCGGGTTCGTCGGGTTCGAAGAGGGCGGCCAGCTCACCGAGAAGGTGCGCCGCAAGCCGTTCTCGGTCGTGCTCTTCGACGAGATCGAGAAGGCCCACCCCGACATCTTCAACTCGTTGCTGCAGATTCTCGAAGAGGGTCGCCTCACCGACGGTCAGGGTCGCGTGGTCGACTTCAAGAACACGGTCATCATCATGACGACGAACCTCGGCTCGTCGGCGATCGCCGGAGGCCCCGTGGGCTTCCAGGTCGAGGGCGACTCGACGACCTCATACGAGCGGATGAAGGGCAAGGTCGACGAAGAGCTCAAGCGCCACTTCAAGCCCGAGTTCCTCAACCGCGTGGATGACATCATCGTCTTCCCGCAGCTGAACAAGGACGAACTGCGCCAGATCGTCGGCCTGTTCACCAAGCGTCTGGGCGAGCGCCTGCTCGACCGCGACATGACCATCGAGCTGTCGGATGCCGCGAAAGACAAGCTCATCGAGATCGGTTTCGACCCGACGCTGGGCGCGCGCCCGCTGCGTCGCGCCATGCAGCGCGAGATCGAGGATCAGCTCAGCGAGCGGATTCTGCACGGCGAACTGAACTCCGGCGATCACGTGAAGGTGGATGCCGAGAACGGCCAGTTCGTGTTCGAGCACGCGCCGCGCGGCGAGAAGGTCGCGGTCGGTGTGGGCGCGCCCGAGCAGATCGGCGCGACGCCCGACATCATCGCCGGCAGCTGAGTCAGCCGCCGGATCGAGCGGCCCCGTTTCTCGGAACGGGGCCGCTTTCGATTGACTGGTGATCGCTGCGGGGCTGCGTGCGTGCGCGGCGACGCTGTGCGCGCGTGTCTGCGGGGTGCTGTGCCGTGCGTGCACGCATGCCTCCCATCGGCGCACCGCAGGGCTCCGGGCACCCGTGAGCGCTTAGGCTTGACGGGCAGGCGTGTATTCGAAGGAGACCCATGGCCATCGCGACGATCAACCCCACCACCGGACAGGTCGAGAAGACTTTCGAGGCGCACGATGACGCAGAGGTCGATCGGCGCATCGCCGAGGCGCAGGCCGCGTTCGAGGCGCTGAAGGACACGACCTTCGCGCAGCGCGCGGAGTGGATGAACAAGGCAGCGCAACTGCTCGAAGACGACGCCGACGAGCTCGGTCGTCTCATCACGATCGAGATGGGCAGGCCCATCGCCGCCGCCCGCGCCGAGGTGCTCAAGTGCGCGAAGGGCTTGCGCTTCTACGCCGAGAACGCCGAGGAGTTCCTCGCCCCCGAGCAGCTTGCCGACCCCGCCAAGGTCAACGCGTCGGCTGCGGGTACGCGGTACGCCCCGATCGGCATCGTGCTGGCCGTGATGCCGTGGAACTACCCTCTGTGGCAGGTGCTGCGCTTCGCCGGTCCCGCGCTCATGGCCGGCAACGTCGGGCTGCTCAAGCACGCGTCGAACGTGCCGCAGGCCGCTCTTTACCTCGATACCCTGTTCGATCGCGCCGGGTTCCCGTCCGGTGCGTTCCGGACGCTGCTGATTCCGGCATCCCGCGTCGAATCCGTGCTGCGGGACCCGCGCATCAAGGCGACCACCCTGACCGGTTCGGAGCCCGCCGGCCGTTCCCTCGCTTCGATCGCCGGCTCCGAGGTCAAGCACGTCGTGCTCGAGCTCGGCGGCTCCGACCCGTTCGTCGTCATGCCCTCCGCAGATCTCGAGAAGGCCACGACCGTGGGCGTCACCGCCCGCAACCAGAACAACGGCCAGTCGTGCATCGCCGCCAAGCGGTTCATCGTCCACGCCGACGTCTACGACGAGTTCGTGCGCCTGTTCACCGAGAAGGTCGCGGCCCTGACCGTCGGTGACCCTCTCGACGAGTCGACCGATGTCGGCCCGGTCGCGACCGAATCGGGCCGCGACGAGCTCGAGTCGCAGGTGGCGGATGCCGTGGCCAAGGGGGCGACCGTGCGCACCGGTGGCACCGTGCCCGACCGTGACGGCTGGTTCTTCGAGCCGACCGTGCTCGAGGGCATCACGCCCGAGATGCGGCTGTACCTCGAGGAGGCCTTCGGGCCCGTGGCATCCATCTACCGTGTGGCCAGCCGCGAGGAGGCCGCCGCCGTCGCCAACGGCACGACCTTCGGCCTGAGTTCGGCGGTGTGGACCACCGATGCGGACGAACAGGAGTGGTTCATCAACCGGCTCGACGCCGGCGCCGTGTTCGTCAACGGCATGACAGCGTCGTTTCCTGAGTTGCCCTTCGGCGGCGTCAAGGACTCCGGCGTGGGTCGCGAACTGGCCGCCGCGGGCATCCGCGAGTTCTGCAACCTCAAGACGGTCTGGAAGGGCTGACGCGCGCGCAATACCGCGGCGACGCGCCACCGGCGACGTAGGCTCTTCACCGTGAGCGACATCGTCATCCGGCCGGCCCGCACCTCCGACGTGCCGGGAATGTTCGGGCTGCTCGAACCGCTCGTGGCCCGGCGCATTCTGCTGGGCAAAGAGATGGTCTCGCTGTACGAGGCCGTGCAAGAGTTCGTCGTGGCCGAGTCGGCGGGCGAGGTGCTGGGATGCGGCGCCCTGCACGTCATCTGGAAGGACATCGGCGAGGTCCGCACGCTGCTCGTGCGCGAGGACCGGCTGCATGAAGGCATCGGCGGGCGCATCGTCGAGGTGCTCGAGGCGCGCGCCATCGAGCTCGGGCTCGAGCGCCTGTTCTGCCTCACCTTCGAGGTCTCGTTCTTCACCCGGCACGGATTCGCGCCGATCGGCGAGCACGTCGTCGACCCGGACGTGTACGCGCAGCTGCTGCGCAGCCCCGACGCCGGTGTCGCGGAGTTCCTCGATCTCGCGCATGTGAAGCCGAACACGCTCGGCAACACCCGCATGCTCAAGCACCTGTGAATCCGGTGCATCGGCGGGCGCGTCGCCGGTAGCGGGGCCGCACGGCCGCTTAGCCTGGCGGGGTGAGCAGTTCGCCTGGCAGAGCACGTCGTCATTCGCCCGCGGTGTATCGGCGGCGACGTCTTGCGCTGCTGCTCGTGCTCATCATCATCGCGGCGGTGGTCTGGCTGCTGATCGCGCGGCCCTGGAGCAGCGGTGCGGCCGTTGAACCCGGTGATGCGCAAGGTCAGGACGCCCAGCCGATCCTGCCCGTGATCTCCACGTCGCCGGAGCCGAGCGATGGGGTCTCGGGAACACCGACCTCGACGCCGGATGACACGACGGCTGAAACCCCCGGAACCACCGATGCGGCGACGGATGCGGCATCCCCGTCCGCCGCCAGGACGCCGAGCCCGGGCGTGACCGCCGCTGCGTGCACGCCCAACGACGTGACCGTGCAGGCCGTCACCGACAAGAAGAGCTATGCATCGGGGGAAGACCCCCAGCTGTCGATCGAACTCGTGAACGAGAGCGACGAGCCGTGCACGCTGAACGTCGGTACCAGCGCACAGGTGTTCACGATCACGAGCGGCAGCGACACCTGGTGGCGCTCGACCGACTGCCAGAGCGAGCCGAGCGACATGCTCGTCGTGCTGAACGCGGGGCAGAAGGTGTCGAGCTCGCAGCCGATCACCTGGGACCGCACGAGGTCATCGGTGGCGACCTGCCAGGCGAAGAACCGTCCGCAGGCCGCCGGTGGTGGCGCGAGTTACCACTTGTCGGTCCAGATCGGCGGAATCGATTCGATCGACGACGCCATCTTCCAGCTGTATTAGCGATTTCTCACCGCACAGCGCCCCGTGTCCCCCAAAAGGGGGACACCAAGCCGGTCGGAAGTTCCCTTAGACTGTAGGTACACGTCGAGCGCAAATGCGCGGTGGAGCTGTCCCCAGCAGCGACAAGGTTCGTCCCCAGCGAGCCGTCACCGCGCGCACGGCGTCCCGGACCCTCTCGAGTCGTCCAGTCCCCAATGAGCGGCTCGAGGGGGTCCCTTTCTGTCTGCGTGCACGGTCGCGCGCGATTACGCTGGATCTGTGGCATCCGGTAAGAAGCGCGGCAAGAAGCCCGAGGTCGAGTTCCGCAACACTCAGCTCGCCGACGCTCTGCAGACGCAGGACATGGCGGCCGTCGCGTTCGCGCTGCGGCACGGCCCGACCGTCGTGCCGCTGATGCGGCCCGGCGCTCGCGACGATCCGCGCGACACGGGTGAGGTCTGGACGTTCCGCGACCCGAAGACGGGGCAGGTGGCGTTGCTGCTGTTCAGCGATGCCTTGCACAAGCCCGAGGCGATGCCCAAGGCAGTCGGGCTGCACTCACCCGAGTGGCTGCGGGCGTTCCTCGAGGTGCACGGGGACGAGATCACGACGGTCTTCTTCGACATCGCCGGCCCGCATCCGATGCAGGCGTCGCCGGCGGACCTGATCGCGGCGCTCGACGCCTGACGCGCGGCGCTGCCGCGCGGGGCCGCGCGCCTCAGAACACCGGCACGCCGTCGTCGGCGGTGATCGTCGCCGTGCCCTTCACGAGGCTCAGCGCCTGCCTGATCGACGAGGCGCTCTCGTCGATCAACGTGCGATAGCCGAGCCGGTGCGCTTCGCCTCGCCGTTGCGCCGCCTGCGTGACCGGCCGGATCTCACCCGAGAGGCTCAGCTCACCGATCGCGGCGACATCATGCCGCACCGCGTGATCGCGCAGCGCCGTGGCACACGAGATTGCGATGGCGAGGTCGGCGCCGGGCTCGACGAGTCGCACGCCGCCGACCGTCGACACGTACACATCATGCTTGGACAGGTTGACCCCGGCCCGCTTCTCCAGCAGGGCCAGGATCATGGCTACACGCGAGGCATCCACCCCGCTCACCACCCGGCGAGGATTGGGTCCGGATGCCGGAACCGTCAGCGCCTGCACCTCCACGGGCATTGCGCGCCGGCCCTCGAGCGCGATCGTGATGCACGTGCCGGCGACCGGCTTGCCGCTGCCGAGGAACAGCCGGCTCGGATCGGGGACCTCTTCGATGCCGGTGCCGGTCATGTCGAAGCATCCCACCTCGTCGGTCGGACCGAAGCGGTTCTTCAGCGTGCGCAGGAAGCGCAGCGAGGTCTGCCGGTCGCCCTCGAAGTGCGCGACGACGTCGACCAGATGCTCGAGGATGCGCGGACCGGCGATCGACCCGTCTTTCGTGACGTGCCCGACGATCACGACCGGCAAGGCGCGCTCCTTGGCGACGCGGATGAGGCTGGCCGCCACTTCGCGCACTTGACTGGGGTGCCCGGCCATGCCGTCGGACAGCGACGACGACACCGTCTGCACCGAGTCGACGATGAGCAGCTCGGGCTCGACCTCGTCAACGTGGCCGAGGATCGTCGCGAGGTCTGTCTCGCTCGCGAGGAACAGCTCGTCGTGCAGGGCGCCGGTGCGTTCGGCGCGCAGCCGAATCTGGGCCGCCGACTCTTCTCCGCTCGCATAGAGCACGCGCTTGCCGGCACCGGCGGACTTGGCCGCCACCTCGAGCAGGAGCGTGGACTTGCCGACGCCGGGTTCGCCCGACAGAAGGATCGCCGCTCCCGGCACGACGCCGCCGCCGAGCACACGGTCGAACTCGGCCAGGCCGCTCGTGCGTCGAGGCGTCGAGGCGGTGTCGACCATCGTGATCGGCTGCGCGCTGCGCCGCGGTGCGGCGGCGGAGACCTTGCGCGCCGCGATGCCGGTCTGCTCGGCTGCTTCGACCACTGTGCCCCACTGCTGGCACTCTGCGCAGCGACCCACCCACTTGAGGGTCGTCCACCCGCACTCCGTGCAGCGATAGGGGGCGGCGGTGGGACGCTTGGTGGCCATGCCTCCAGGCTATGCCGGGCCTGCGACATCCACCCCGCCGCCCCACGCGTCGACCGGAGGCGTACGCGACCGATGTGACCGCGAGAGGACATCTGCCGGCTGAGGAGGTGGGGATTACCCGTTCTCTCGGCCGGCAGATGTTCTCTCGGCGAAGGTGGCGCGGTGGCGACGCGAGAGGTAGCGGTGGTGCGTGCCGCGGCTCAGCGCAGCTCGACGGCGACCGAGCGCAGCGCGTCGGCCGAGCGGTGGAACAGCGCGAGCTCGTGCTCGTCGAACGTCGTCTCGCGGATCGGCACCGCGCCCGAGGCGCTCACGATCGACGGCACCGACAGCGCCACTCCGCTCACACCGTGGAAGTCGTCGAGCACGGGCGAGACCGGCATCACGGCGTGCTCGTCACCGAGGATCGCTTCGACGATGCGCGCGCTCGACAGCCCGATCGCGTAGTTCGTCGCGCCCTTGCCCTGGATGACCTTGTACGCGGCATCCCGTACGTCCACGGCGATCTCGTCGAGCTCTTCGACCGTCATCGGCGGGTGGCCCTCGGTCTGCCAATCGAGGATCGGCACCGTGCCGATCGTCGCGCGCGACCACAGCGGGAACTCGGTGTCGCCGTGCTCGCCGACGATGTACGCGTGCACGCTCGAAGTCGACACGCCCGCGCGCCGGCCGAGCAGCCAGCGCAGGCGCGAGGTGTCGAGCACCGTACCCGAGGCGAAGAGGCGCTCGGGCGGGAGCCCGGTCGCCTCTTGCGCGAGCACCGTGAGCACGTCGCACGGGTTCGTCACGATGACGTAGATGGCGTCGGGGGCGACCTCGAGCAGTTGCGGCATC contains the following coding sequences:
- a CDS encoding NADP-dependent succinic semialdehyde dehydrogenase, with the protein product MAIATINPTTGQVEKTFEAHDDAEVDRRIAEAQAAFEALKDTTFAQRAEWMNKAAQLLEDDADELGRLITIEMGRPIAAARAEVLKCAKGLRFYAENAEEFLAPEQLADPAKVNASAAGTRYAPIGIVLAVMPWNYPLWQVLRFAGPALMAGNVGLLKHASNVPQAALYLDTLFDRAGFPSGAFRTLLIPASRVESVLRDPRIKATTLTGSEPAGRSLASIAGSEVKHVVLELGGSDPFVVMPSADLEKATTVGVTARNQNNGQSCIAAKRFIVHADVYDEFVRLFTEKVAALTVGDPLDESTDVGPVATESGRDELESQVADAVAKGATVRTGGTVPDRDGWFFEPTVLEGITPEMRLYLEEAFGPVASIYRVASREEAAAVANGTTFGLSSAVWTTDADEQEWFINRLDAGAVFVNGMTASFPELPFGGVKDSGVGRELAAAGIREFCNLKTVWKG
- a CDS encoding amino-acid N-acetyltransferase; the protein is MFGLLEPLVARRILLGKEMVSLYEAVQEFVVAESAGEVLGCGALHVIWKDIGEVRTLLVREDRLHEGIGGRIVEVLEARAIELGLERLFCLTFEVSFFTRHGFAPIGEHVVDPDVYAQLLRSPDAGVAEFLDLAHVKPNTLGNTRMLKHL
- a CDS encoding dehydrogenase; translated protein: MASGKKRGKKPEVEFRNTQLADALQTQDMAAVAFALRHGPTVVPLMRPGARDDPRDTGEVWTFRDPKTGQVALLLFSDALHKPEAMPKAVGLHSPEWLRAFLEVHGDEITTVFFDIAGPHPMQASPADLIAALDA
- the radA gene encoding DNA repair protein RadA: MATKRPTAAPYRCTECGWTTLKWVGRCAECQQWGTVVEAAEQTGIAARKVSAAAPRRSAQPITMVDTASTPRRTSGLAEFDRVLGGGVVPGAAILLSGEPGVGKSTLLLEVAAKSAGAGKRVLYASGEESAAQIRLRAERTGALHDELFLASETDLATILGHVDEVEPELLIVDSVQTVSSSLSDGMAGHPSQVREVAASLIRVAKERALPVVIVGHVTKDGSIAGPRILEHLVDVVAHFEGDRQTSLRFLRTLKNRFGPTDEVGCFDMTGTGIEEVPDPSRLFLGSGKPVAGTCITIALEGRRAMPVEVQALTVPASGPNPRRVVSGVDASRVAMILALLEKRAGVNLSKHDVYVSTVGGVRLVEPGADLAIAISCATALRDHAVRHDVAAIGELSLSGEIRPVTQAAQRRGEAHRLGYRTLIDESASSIRQALSLVKGTATITADDGVPVF
- a CDS encoding L-lactate dehydrogenase, with translation MSVIENSKLTVVGAGSVGSSTAYAALIRGSARHVALYDIATERAEAEVLDLAHGTQFTGSSDIIGGSDISVVEGSHVVVITAGAKQNPGQTRIELAGVNANIMKTMMPQLLEVAPDAIYVIVTNPCDVLTVLAQEATGLPPERLFASGTVLDTSRLRWLLGRRAGVSTSSVHAYIVGEHGDTEFPLWSRATIGTVPILDWQTEGHPPMTVEELDEIAVDVRDAAYKVIQGKGATNYAIGLSSARIVEAILGDEHAVMPVSPVLDDFHGVSGVALSVPSIVSASGAVPIRETTFDEHELALFHRSADALRSVAVELR